From Actinoplanes oblitus, a single genomic window includes:
- a CDS encoding transcriptional regulator — protein MTTPEPDVAHPVTGLDEVVHQRVRLGILAIVHEARRAEFGYLRTQLDLTAGNLSKHLSVLEVAGLIGVEKGYEGKRGRTWITLTAAGDAALADEIGRLKALIARVRLD, from the coding sequence ATGACCACCCCGGAGCCGGACGTCGCCCACCCGGTCACCGGGCTGGACGAGGTGGTCCACCAGCGGGTGCGGCTGGGGATCCTGGCGATCGTGCACGAGGCGCGCCGGGCCGAGTTCGGTTACCTGCGCACCCAGCTCGACCTGACCGCCGGGAACCTGTCCAAGCATCTCAGCGTGCTGGAGGTGGCCGGGCTGATCGGGGTGGAGAAGGGCTACGAGGGCAAGCGGGGCCGTACCTGGATCACCCTGACGGCGGCCGGTGACGCCGCGCTGGCCGACGAGATCGGCCGGCTGAAGGCCCTCATCGCCCGGGTGCGACTGGACTGA
- a CDS encoding DUF6891 domain-containing protein → MNAWPYNDRPDGARFLPGHIAEPGRTEIEDEIWAWIVRGETDPAEYVRYLDEERHGATDEDLTAGYTRALDIRRAQQRAWGEVRSNLTLAFIELNRLGVLARENFACCGTCAAAEIHDERDDSRHWRGYLWYHQQDTESLAESETGSVYLGYGAYPPADLDRETFDALPDAEKQARYQAEVEHLMDEVVFPVLHDHGMRVTWNRSLSTRILLTGAHWYAPIP, encoded by the coding sequence ATGAACGCATGGCCCTACAACGACCGTCCCGACGGCGCCCGGTTCCTTCCCGGGCACATCGCCGAGCCGGGCCGCACCGAGATCGAGGACGAGATCTGGGCCTGGATCGTCCGCGGCGAGACCGACCCCGCCGAATACGTGCGGTACCTCGACGAGGAGCGGCACGGCGCCACCGACGAGGACCTGACCGCCGGTTACACGCGGGCGCTCGACATCCGCCGCGCCCAGCAGCGCGCCTGGGGCGAGGTGCGCAGCAACCTCACGCTCGCCTTCATCGAGCTGAACCGGCTGGGCGTGCTGGCCCGGGAGAACTTCGCCTGCTGCGGCACCTGCGCCGCCGCCGAGATCCACGACGAACGCGACGACTCCCGGCACTGGCGCGGCTACCTCTGGTACCACCAGCAGGACACCGAGTCCCTGGCCGAGAGCGAGACCGGCTCGGTCTACCTCGGCTACGGCGCCTACCCGCCCGCCGACCTGGACCGGGAGACCTTCGACGCCCTCCCGGACGCCGAGAAACAGGCCCGCTACCAGGCCGAAGTCGAACACCTGATGGACGAGGTGGTCTTCCCGGTCCTGCACGACCACGGCATGCGGGTCACCTGGAACCGCTCCCTGTCCACCCGCATCCTGCTGACCGGCGCGCACTGGTACGCCCCGATCCCCTGA
- a CDS encoding NAD(P)-dependent oxidoreductase, producing the protein MTHHKNANSRIPAVAVLGLGPMGRALAAASLAAGHPTVLWNRSPDKAAPLVARGASVAATPAEAARRASVVLTCVVDYEAARAVVAGLASGSTAMVVNLSSGHAAQARDMASWAAGQGIDYLDGAIVTPAPTIGTPAASILYSGPRALYDRSAIVRESLGAGVYLGADAGTAAAYEMALLDLFTMCVGGLAHAFALAAAEGISPEAFARFARGIGHLLPDMSDRFADQLSTGSFSADVSSIASAGSAIAHVRAAASARDLDTAPLRAVQSIIDRAVAAGYGDDSYARLAQSLSSVGRTVTPIENPA; encoded by the coding sequence GTGACTCACCACAAGAATGCGAACAGTCGAATCCCCGCCGTCGCCGTCCTGGGGCTTGGCCCGATGGGCCGGGCGCTGGCTGCCGCGTCACTCGCCGCGGGCCACCCCACGGTGCTCTGGAATCGCTCACCCGACAAGGCGGCCCCACTCGTGGCTCGGGGCGCGAGCGTCGCCGCGACGCCGGCCGAGGCGGCGCGCCGGGCATCGGTCGTCCTCACCTGCGTAGTCGACTACGAGGCTGCGCGCGCCGTCGTGGCGGGACTCGCGAGCGGCTCGACCGCGATGGTGGTCAATCTCAGTAGCGGCCATGCCGCGCAGGCCCGGGACATGGCGAGCTGGGCCGCGGGGCAGGGCATCGACTATCTGGACGGCGCCATCGTGACGCCCGCGCCGACTATCGGGACACCGGCCGCGTCGATTCTCTACAGCGGCCCGCGCGCGCTGTACGACCGCAGCGCGATCGTGCGGGAAAGCTTGGGTGCCGGCGTCTATCTCGGTGCGGATGCCGGCACAGCGGCAGCGTACGAGATGGCGTTGCTCGACCTGTTCACGATGTGTGTCGGCGGGCTCGCGCATGCTTTCGCCCTGGCCGCCGCCGAGGGTATTTCGCCGGAGGCGTTTGCCCGATTCGCCCGGGGAATCGGCCACCTTCTGCCCGACATGAGCGACCGGTTCGCCGATCAACTCAGTACTGGGAGCTTCTCCGCCGACGTGTCGAGCATCGCCTCGGCGGGATCCGCGATCGCCCACGTCCGTGCCGCCGCCAGCGCCCGTGACCTGGACACCGCACCGTTGCGGGCCGTGCAGTCGATCATCGACCGTGCCGTCGCGGCAGGCTACGGGGACGACAGCTATGCCCGGCTCGCCCAGTCGCTCAGCTCCGTTGGCCGCACGGTTACGCCGATCGAAAACCCCGCGTAG
- a CDS encoding MerR family transcriptional regulator → MRISELARQTGVTPRALRYYEEQGLLRPSRSASGYRRYDSQAVITVRHIQLLISAGLNTMAIAEILPCVPDDVTVLAPTCPELLDALAQERIRITGSIERLAAARDILDRLIEAGDRS, encoded by the coding sequence ATGCGGATCAGCGAACTGGCCCGGCAGACGGGTGTCACCCCGCGGGCGTTGCGCTACTACGAGGAGCAGGGCTTGTTGAGGCCGTCCCGGTCCGCAAGCGGCTATCGCCGATACGACTCGCAGGCCGTGATCACCGTGCGGCACATCCAACTGTTGATCTCAGCCGGCTTGAACACCATGGCGATAGCCGAGATCCTGCCCTGCGTCCCCGACGACGTGACGGTGTTGGCGCCGACCTGCCCGGAACTTCTCGACGCCCTTGCCCAGGAACGAATCCGTATCACCGGCTCCATCGAACGACTCGCCGCCGCCCGGGACATCCTGGACCGGCTCATCGAGGCCGGCGACCGTTCTTGA
- a CDS encoding type II toxin-antitoxin system VapB family antitoxin codes for MTAADLHLLAAALRADSADVASCTRVLTTVLRDALPPGLVGVDHRRTLADRMRGRPGLPVALTVTTPDEQLVLRQTGHGVHAEIRRVVHGVTIKRTTVDLDDWLLALAAVLSGLATRSAAAREALTRLLG; via the coding sequence ATGACGGCCGCCGACCTGCACCTGCTCGCCGCCGCGCTGCGCGCCGACAGCGCGGACGTCGCGTCCTGCACCCGCGTGCTCACCACGGTCCTCCGCGACGCCCTGCCGCCCGGCCTGGTCGGCGTGGATCACCGGCGGACACTCGCCGACCGGATGCGCGGCCGGCCGGGCCTCCCGGTGGCGCTCACCGTGACCACCCCGGACGAGCAGCTCGTGCTGCGCCAGACCGGGCACGGGGTGCACGCCGAGATCCGCCGCGTCGTGCACGGCGTCACCATCAAACGCACCACTGTCGACCTCGACGACTGGCTGCTCGCCCTGGCCGCCGTCCTGTCCGGTCTGGCCACCCGCTCCGCCGCCGCCCGCGAGGCCCTCACCCGCCTGCTCGGCTGA
- a CDS encoding heavy metal-binding domain-containing protein, with protein sequence MTVTVPGVPDDAMRRLARPRPGQPAGLFTSDLSVNEFLLVREAGFRPLGLVLGSSVYHVGVQLGRWSRNGELDRLSQAMYHARELAMARMTAEADALGADGVVGVRLDIEVKEFGTELAEFVAIGTAIRADTPPETGDGWRNRHGEPFTSDLSGQDFWTLIQAGYAPLGMTMGCCVYHIGHRRFWQAVGAIGQNVEIPQYTEALYDARELAMSRMRAEAEELGAEGVVGVRMLADSHRWGGHTTEFFAIGTAVRSLRPGHVVPKPQLVLPLTDDR encoded by the coding sequence ATGACCGTCACCGTGCCCGGCGTGCCCGACGACGCCATGCGCCGGCTCGCCCGGCCGCGCCCCGGCCAGCCGGCCGGCCTGTTCACCTCCGACCTGAGCGTCAACGAGTTCCTGCTCGTCCGGGAGGCCGGGTTCCGGCCGCTCGGACTGGTGCTCGGGTCGAGCGTCTACCACGTCGGTGTCCAACTCGGCCGGTGGAGCCGCAACGGCGAGCTCGACCGGCTCTCCCAGGCGATGTACCACGCCCGCGAGCTGGCGATGGCCCGGATGACGGCGGAGGCCGACGCGCTCGGCGCCGACGGCGTCGTCGGGGTACGGCTGGACATCGAGGTCAAGGAGTTCGGCACCGAGCTGGCCGAGTTCGTCGCGATCGGCACGGCGATCCGGGCCGACACTCCACCGGAGACCGGGGACGGCTGGCGCAACCGGCACGGCGAACCGTTCACCAGCGACCTGTCGGGACAGGATTTCTGGACGCTGATCCAGGCCGGGTACGCCCCGCTCGGCATGACCATGGGCTGCTGCGTCTACCACATCGGCCATCGGAGGTTCTGGCAGGCGGTCGGCGCGATCGGGCAGAACGTGGAGATCCCGCAGTACACCGAGGCGCTCTACGACGCCCGGGAGCTGGCGATGAGCCGGATGCGGGCGGAGGCGGAGGAGCTCGGGGCGGAGGGCGTGGTCGGCGTCCGGATGCTCGCCGACTCGCACCGCTGGGGCGGGCACACCACCGAGTTCTTCGCGATCGGCACCGCGGTCCGGTCGCTCCGGCCCGGCCACGTCGTCCCCAAGCCGCAGCTGGTGCTTCCGCTGACCGACGACCGATGA
- a CDS encoding heavy metal-binding domain-containing protein, whose amino-acid sequence MTVHTSVLSAAGFDPVGPVFGTTVMDVGWTGGASCGWRPTYPSRRGPAVALPPRPAGHTAYARALRGGRDTALDRMCRAAGALGADGVVAVRFTEQRLAGRTREFRALGVAVRSRGRQRPGAVFSTELAAPEFVTLLAAGWVPAGIVRGLAVAVRHEDWRTASSLGFLVPNTELAGHTELITHVRAEARRDVAARAAALGADAVLTSGLRSAMWATGAGEDHTDQVAECVVTGTAVARFHPGHPPSSSPTVLPLRSTR is encoded by the coding sequence GTGACGGTTCACACCTCGGTGCTGTCCGCGGCCGGATTCGACCCGGTCGGGCCGGTGTTCGGCACCACGGTGATGGATGTCGGCTGGACCGGCGGGGCGAGTTGCGGCTGGCGGCCCACCTACCCGAGCCGCCGGGGGCCGGCCGTCGCCCTGCCGCCGCGTCCGGCCGGCCACACGGCGTACGCCCGAGCGCTGCGCGGCGGCCGGGACACCGCACTGGACCGGATGTGCCGGGCGGCCGGCGCGCTCGGTGCCGACGGCGTGGTCGCGGTGCGGTTCACCGAGCAGCGGCTGGCCGGGCGGACCCGGGAGTTCCGGGCGCTCGGCGTCGCGGTCCGCTCGCGCGGGCGGCAGCGGCCCGGCGCCGTGTTCAGCACCGAGCTGGCCGCGCCGGAATTCGTCACGCTGCTCGCCGCGGGCTGGGTGCCGGCCGGGATCGTCCGGGGACTCGCGGTCGCGGTCCGGCACGAGGACTGGCGTACCGCCTCGTCGCTCGGCTTCCTGGTCCCGAACACCGAGCTGGCCGGGCACACCGAGCTGATCACCCACGTCCGGGCCGAGGCCAGGAGGGACGTCGCGGCCCGGGCGGCGGCGCTCGGCGCCGACGCGGTGCTGACGTCCGGCCTCCGGTCGGCGATGTGGGCGACCGGGGCCGGCGAGGACCATACTGATCAGGTCGCCGAGTGCGTGGTCACCGGCACCGCTGTCGCCCGGTTCCACCCCGGGCACCCTCCATCGAGCAGTCCGACCGTCCTGCCGTTGCGGAGTACCCGATGA
- a CDS encoding TetR/AcrR family transcriptional regulator, producing MTAGPAAATRPRNRRQLIVEAAGTVFSERGYHAAAMEEIAAGVGISAAALYRHFPNKYALFAECANVMVDRLVATVDEAPAEASLAEVLAALTRVTVAHRTSGGLYRWEARYLEPADRQRLRAKFGHMVGRVTGLVRQEFALPGERLRAVAALGAIGSITRHHTAVATRRTEELLLASAMRVAGTDPAAAAGSARLAEVPAPPVPRTRRAEILAAAVPLFARDGFATVTNGQIAQAVGLAPSAIYRHYPGKVDILVAACLQAAGLLAQAVDRSLHQATDPRRAVLALTAAYVSYSFEHNALTSVAEAELAGLPEDVRRPLIIAQREHLAVWEQQLRLARPELDGRQARLLVHAGFGVVVEAGRALHWQDTPGHRDAVTALVLGALTV from the coding sequence GTGACGGCTGGGCCGGCCGCGGCCACCCGGCCGCGTAACCGCAGGCAGCTCATCGTCGAGGCGGCCGGGACGGTCTTCAGCGAGCGCGGCTACCACGCGGCGGCCATGGAGGAGATCGCCGCCGGGGTGGGGATCAGCGCGGCGGCGCTCTACCGGCACTTCCCGAACAAGTACGCGCTGTTCGCCGAGTGCGCGAACGTCATGGTGGACCGGCTCGTCGCGACGGTCGACGAGGCGCCGGCCGAGGCGAGCCTGGCCGAGGTGCTCGCCGCGCTCACCCGGGTCACCGTCGCGCACCGCACCTCGGGCGGCCTCTACCGGTGGGAGGCCCGCTACCTGGAGCCGGCCGACCGCCAGCGGTTGCGCGCCAAGTTCGGGCACATGGTCGGCCGGGTGACCGGCCTGGTCCGGCAGGAGTTCGCGCTGCCCGGCGAGCGGCTGCGGGCGGTGGCCGCGCTCGGCGCGATCGGGTCGATCACCAGGCACCACACCGCTGTCGCCACGCGCCGCACCGAGGAGCTGCTGCTCGCCTCCGCGATGCGGGTGGCCGGCACCGATCCGGCGGCCGCCGCGGGCAGCGCCCGCCTGGCCGAGGTGCCCGCCCCGCCGGTGCCGCGCACCCGGCGCGCGGAGATCCTGGCCGCGGCCGTCCCGCTGTTCGCCCGCGACGGGTTCGCCACCGTGACGAACGGGCAGATCGCGCAGGCGGTCGGGCTCGCCCCGTCGGCGATCTACCGGCACTACCCCGGCAAGGTCGACATCCTGGTGGCCGCGTGCCTGCAGGCGGCCGGGCTGCTGGCCCAGGCGGTGGACCGGAGCCTGCACCAGGCGACCGACCCGCGACGGGCGGTGCTCGCGCTGACCGCGGCGTACGTCTCCTACAGCTTCGAGCACAACGCGCTGACCAGCGTCGCCGAGGCCGAGCTCGCCGGGCTGCCGGAGGACGTCCGCCGGCCACTGATCATCGCGCAGCGCGAGCACCTCGCGGTCTGGGAGCAGCAGTTGCGGCTGGCCCGCCCGGAGCTGGACGGCCGGCAGGCCCGGTTGCTGGTGCACGCCGGGTTCGGGGTGGTGGTCGAGGCCGGGCGCGCGCTGCACTGGCAGGACACCCCCGGCCACCGGGACGCCGTCACCGCCTTGGTGCTCGGCGCGCTGACCGTCTGA
- a CDS encoding cellulose binding domain-containing protein codes for MHLSLRRRAGAGVVLLALVSAVAGVPSAAQAAATDTRVDVDARAGLATVGDTALGVNHAIWDSQLGTPAVADLLKDAGVQMVRYPGGSYADIYHWETHTAPGGYVAPDTDFDTFMAGARRTGAQPMIIANYGTGTAEEAAGWVRYANVTKGYGARYWTIGNENYGNGHYGASWEADNHADKSPKEYAENVVAYAKAMKAVDPTIKVGAVLTMPGNWPDGIVAAGDSGTWNQEVLTRAGAAIDFVDVHWYPGGSTPAEALGKPAQIQDAVYLLREQIDRYAGAGAGRIGISMTETNVDVGRNTQPGALFLADVYSGLLAQGVFTVQWWNVHNGPDKATTVAGQTDFNDFGLLSSGTCVADNSACEPALNTPFAPYHALSLLGDFAHTGDQFIGTGSDDALVSAHAVRRPNGDLAVLMVNKDPDAAHTVTLNYHGFTPSAATPVVETFANGADGLTTASAGTAGTQTLAPYSLALVTVHPSRTESNAPKAPGRPAATVTDRTATISWPASGSGLKYEVYRQNGGVSELLGETTGTSLTVRNLVPGRRYTVNVLARDGAGRLSPASPPLTFTTGSPATSACTVKFRDTNDWGNGYVGSIDITNNGPAALNGWTLTFAWPTAWQSLGSGWNATWTPDGRTVRVTSDASLAVGASTSVGFVGNYSGPNVLPASFTLNGTVCTTV; via the coding sequence ATGCATCTGTCACTACGGCGGCGTGCCGGGGCGGGCGTCGTCCTGCTCGCGCTGGTCAGCGCCGTCGCGGGCGTGCCATCGGCCGCCCAGGCAGCCGCCACCGACACCCGGGTCGACGTCGACGCCCGAGCCGGCCTCGCGACCGTCGGCGACACCGCGCTCGGCGTCAACCACGCCATCTGGGACTCGCAGCTGGGCACGCCCGCCGTGGCCGACCTGCTCAAGGACGCCGGCGTCCAGATGGTCCGCTATCCCGGCGGGTCCTACGCCGACATCTATCACTGGGAGACGCACACCGCGCCGGGCGGTTACGTCGCGCCGGACACCGATTTCGACACGTTCATGGCCGGGGCGCGGCGGACGGGCGCCCAGCCGATGATCATCGCGAACTACGGCACCGGGACCGCCGAGGAGGCGGCCGGCTGGGTGCGGTACGCCAACGTGACGAAGGGCTACGGCGCCCGGTACTGGACGATCGGCAACGAGAACTACGGCAACGGGCACTACGGCGCGTCGTGGGAGGCCGACAACCACGCCGACAAGAGCCCCAAGGAGTACGCGGAGAACGTCGTCGCCTATGCCAAGGCGATGAAGGCGGTGGACCCGACGATCAAGGTGGGCGCGGTGCTCACCATGCCGGGGAACTGGCCGGACGGCATCGTGGCGGCCGGCGACAGCGGCACCTGGAACCAGGAGGTGCTCACCCGGGCCGGCGCGGCCATCGACTTCGTCGACGTGCACTGGTACCCGGGCGGGAGCACGCCGGCCGAGGCCCTCGGCAAGCCGGCGCAGATCCAGGACGCGGTCTACCTGCTGCGCGAGCAGATCGACCGGTACGCCGGCGCGGGCGCCGGCCGGATCGGGATCAGCATGACCGAGACCAACGTGGACGTCGGGCGCAACACCCAGCCCGGCGCGCTCTTCCTCGCCGATGTCTACAGCGGGCTGCTCGCCCAGGGCGTCTTCACCGTGCAGTGGTGGAACGTGCACAACGGTCCGGACAAGGCCACCACCGTCGCCGGGCAGACCGATTTCAACGACTTCGGGCTGCTGTCCAGCGGCACCTGCGTGGCTGACAACTCGGCGTGCGAGCCCGCGCTGAACACGCCGTTCGCGCCGTACCACGCGCTGTCGCTGCTCGGGGACTTCGCGCACACCGGGGACCAGTTCATCGGTACCGGCAGTGACGACGCACTGGTCAGCGCGCACGCCGTCCGGCGGCCGAACGGTGACCTCGCGGTGCTGATGGTCAACAAGGACCCGGACGCGGCGCACACCGTCACGCTGAACTACCACGGGTTCACGCCGTCCGCGGCGACCCCGGTCGTCGAGACGTTCGCCAACGGCGCGGACGGGCTGACCACCGCCTCGGCCGGGACCGCCGGGACGCAGACCCTGGCGCCGTACTCGCTGGCGCTGGTCACGGTGCACCCCAGCCGTACCGAAAGCAATGCGCCGAAGGCGCCGGGCCGGCCGGCCGCGACCGTTACCGACCGGACCGCGACCATCTCCTGGCCGGCTTCCGGCTCCGGTCTGAAATACGAGGTGTACCGGCAGAACGGCGGCGTCAGTGAGCTGCTCGGCGAGACCACCGGCACCTCGCTGACGGTGCGGAACCTGGTGCCGGGCCGCCGGTACACGGTCAACGTCCTGGCCCGGGACGGCGCCGGGCGGCTGTCCCCGGCCTCGCCGCCGCTGACCTTCACCACCGGCAGCCCGGCCACCTCGGCGTGCACCGTGAAGTTCCGCGACACGAACGACTGGGGCAACGGGTACGTCGGCTCGATCGACATCACCAACAACGGCCCGGCCGCGCTCAACGGCTGGACGCTCACCTTCGCCTGGCCCACCGCCTGGCAGAGCCTGGGCAGCGGCTGGAACGCCACCTGGACGCCGGACGGCCGCACCGTCCGGGTGACCAGCGACGCGAGCCTGGCCGTGGGCGCCTCGACGAGCGTCGGCTTCGTCGGCAACTACAGCGGACCGAACGTCCTGCCGGCGTCCTTCACCCTCAACGGCACCGTCTGCACCACCGTCTGA
- a CDS encoding arylamine N-acetyltransferase family protein, with amino-acid sequence MDVTAYLNRIGVPRDATLPELTLAHQTAVPFENLGIHLGETLSLDPDELFDKVVRRRRGGFCYELNGLFAVLLEELGHTVDRVACRVHRGDGVFGPLFDHLALIVDGAWLVDVGFGRHTSYPLRLDDRGDQSDPGGIFRLTDAEHGDVVVHRDGEPQYRLERRPRPLTDFDPACWWQQTWPGSHFRQNPVCTRLDGADRITLSARTLIRTAGDERAETVLDSDEALLSAYKTHFGIELDRVPRIASS; translated from the coding sequence GTGGACGTGACCGCATACCTGAACCGGATCGGCGTCCCGCGCGACGCCACGCTGCCCGAGCTGACGCTGGCGCACCAGACCGCGGTGCCGTTCGAGAACCTCGGCATCCACCTCGGCGAGACCCTCTCGCTCGACCCGGACGAGCTGTTCGACAAGGTCGTCCGGCGCCGCCGGGGCGGCTTCTGCTACGAGCTCAACGGCCTGTTCGCCGTGCTCCTCGAGGAGTTGGGGCACACCGTCGACCGGGTCGCCTGCCGGGTGCACCGCGGCGACGGCGTGTTCGGCCCGCTCTTCGACCACCTCGCCCTGATCGTCGACGGCGCCTGGCTGGTCGACGTCGGCTTCGGCCGGCACACGTCCTATCCGCTGCGCCTCGACGACCGCGGCGACCAGAGCGACCCGGGCGGGATCTTCCGGCTGACCGACGCCGAGCACGGCGACGTCGTCGTGCACCGGGACGGCGAACCGCAGTACCGGCTGGAGCGCCGCCCCCGCCCGCTGACCGATTTCGACCCCGCCTGCTGGTGGCAGCAGACCTGGCCCGGCTCGCACTTCCGGCAGAACCCGGTCTGCACCCGCCTGGACGGCGCCGACCGCATCACGCTGAGCGCGCGCACCCTGATCCGCACCGCCGGCGACGAGCGCGCCGAGACCGTCCTGGACTCCGACGAGGCCCTGCTCAGCGCGTACAAAACCCACTTCGGCATCGAGCTGGACCGCGTCCCCCGGATCGCTTCATCCTGA
- a CDS encoding DUF6282 family protein translates to MHPIPSERARALVTGAYDTHVHVAPDVMERRIDDVRLARRFAEVGLAGFVLKSHYVPTAERAEVVRGVVPGVEALGALTLNGSVGGLNPVAVEIAGRQGARVVWLPTVDSANERAGRAAIPPGATPPMWAALQDELTGRGIACPPIEVVDEAGRIVPALHDVFAVLAEHDMVLATGHLSGPEIVAAVDAAAAAGVRRIIVTHPEFTSQRLDVATQRHLAGRGALLERCFTTAYTKKVSWDALVAHIRAVGPEHSLLSSDLGQPFNPPVEDGLALLADRLLGAGFGDDEVRTMAVVNSRRILGRP, encoded by the coding sequence GTGCATCCGATCCCGAGCGAGCGGGCCCGCGCGCTGGTGACCGGCGCCTACGACACGCACGTGCACGTCGCGCCGGACGTGATGGAGCGGCGGATCGACGATGTGCGCCTGGCGCGCCGGTTCGCCGAGGTGGGGCTGGCCGGGTTCGTGCTCAAGTCGCACTACGTGCCGACCGCGGAGCGCGCCGAGGTGGTGCGCGGGGTGGTGCCCGGTGTCGAGGCGCTCGGCGCGCTCACCCTGAACGGCTCGGTCGGCGGGCTCAACCCGGTGGCCGTGGAGATCGCCGGCCGGCAGGGTGCCCGGGTCGTCTGGCTGCCGACCGTCGACAGTGCCAACGAGCGGGCCGGCCGGGCCGCGATCCCACCCGGCGCGACCCCGCCGATGTGGGCGGCGCTGCAGGACGAGCTGACCGGGCGGGGCATCGCCTGTCCGCCGATCGAGGTGGTCGACGAGGCCGGGCGGATCGTGCCGGCGCTGCACGACGTGTTCGCGGTGCTGGCCGAGCACGACATGGTGCTGGCGACCGGGCACCTGAGCGGGCCGGAGATCGTGGCGGCGGTGGACGCCGCGGCGGCGGCCGGGGTGCGGCGGATCATCGTGACCCACCCCGAGTTCACCTCGCAGCGGCTGGACGTGGCGACCCAGCGGCACCTGGCCGGGCGCGGAGCGCTGCTGGAACGGTGCTTCACCACGGCGTACACGAAGAAGGTCTCCTGGGATGCGCTGGTCGCGCACATCCGGGCGGTGGGGCCGGAGCATTCGCTGCTCTCCAGCGATCTGGGGCAGCCGTTCAATCCGCCGGTCGAGGACGGGCTCGCGCTGCTCGCCGACCGGCTGCTCGGAGCCGGCTTCGGCGACGACGAGGTGCGCACCATGGCGGTCGTCAACAGCCGGCGTATCCTCGGGCGGCCGTGA
- a CDS encoding response regulator transcription factor, which yields MTRVLVVDDHPIMRRGLRAILEAESWVTEVLEAATVAGALRGVTGGEVDVVALDIALPDGDGIEAVHRITRVSPVTRVLMLTMSDDEDLVARALRVGAHGYVLKDTDPGAVVDALRAVASGGFVLGPNVGGSLLSGVRPRPAPLPAPFDALSARELDLLAGLAAGDSYAEIARRLGLREKTVRNRASQLFTRLAVADRVQAALLARDAGITAARGYAGC from the coding sequence ATGACCAGGGTGCTGGTGGTCGACGATCATCCGATCATGCGGCGCGGGCTGCGGGCCATCCTGGAGGCCGAGAGCTGGGTGACCGAGGTGCTCGAGGCGGCCACCGTCGCCGGCGCGCTGCGCGGCGTCACCGGGGGAGAGGTCGACGTGGTCGCCCTGGACATCGCCCTGCCGGACGGCGACGGCATCGAGGCGGTGCACCGGATCACCCGGGTCAGCCCGGTCACCCGGGTGCTCATGCTGACCATGAGCGACGACGAGGACCTGGTGGCCCGGGCGCTGCGGGTCGGCGCGCACGGATACGTGCTCAAGGACACCGACCCCGGCGCCGTCGTGGACGCGCTGCGGGCGGTCGCCTCCGGCGGGTTCGTGCTGGGCCCGAACGTCGGCGGGTCGCTGCTCAGCGGTGTCCGTCCCCGGCCGGCGCCGCTGCCCGCACCCTTCGACGCACTCTCGGCACGCGAACTCGACCTGCTGGCCGGGCTGGCGGCGGGGGACAGTTACGCGGAGATCGCCCGGCGTCTCGGCCTGCGCGAGAAGACCGTGCGCAACCGGGCCTCGCAGCTGTTCACCCGGCTGGCCGTCGCCGACCGGGTGCAGGCCGCGCTGCTGGCGCGGGACGCCGGCATCACGGCCGCCCGAGGATACGCCGGCTGTTGA